A region of Pan troglodytes isolate AG18354 chromosome 23, NHGRI_mPanTro3-v2.0_pri, whole genome shotgun sequence DNA encodes the following proteins:
- the MED15 gene encoding mediator of RNA polymerase II transcription subunit 15 isoform X4, which yields MRKAGVAHSKSSKDMESHVFLKAKTRDEYLSLVARLIIHFRDIHPMNALQSLTGGPAAGAAGIGMPPRGPGQSLGGMGSLGAMGQPMSLSGQPPPGTSGMAPHSMAVVSTATPQTQLQLQQVALQQQQQQQQFQQQQQAALQQQQQQQQQQQFQAQQSAMQQQFQAVVQQQQQLQQQQQQQQHLIKLHHQNQQQIQQQQQQLQRIAQLQLQQQQQQQQQQQQQQALQAQPPIQQPPMQQPQPPPSQALPQQLQQMHHTQHHQPPPQPQQPPVAQNQPSQLQPQSQTQPLVSQAQALPGQMLYTQPPLKFVRAPMVVQQPPVQPQVQQQQTAVQTAQAAQMVAPGVQMITEALAQGGMHIRARFPPTTAVSAIPSSSIPLGRQPMAQVSQSSLPMLSSPSPGQQVQTPQSMPPPPQPSPQPGQPSSQPNSNVSSGPAPSPSSFLPSPSPQPSQSPVTARTPQNFSVPSPGPLNTPVNPSSVMSPAGSSQAEEQQYLDKLKQLSKYIEPLRRMINKIDKNEDRKKDLSKMKSLLDILTDPSKRCPLKTLQKCEIALEKLKNDMAVPTPPPPPVPPTKQQYLCQPLLDAVLANIRSPVFNHSLYRTFVPAMTAIHGPPITAPVVCTRKRRLEDDERQSIPSVLQGEVARLDPKFLVNLDPSHCSNNGTVHLICKLDDKDLPSVPPLELSVPADYPAQSPLWIDRQWQYDANPFLQSVHRCMTSRLLQLPDKHSVTALLNTWAQSVHQACLSAA from the exons GACGAATACCTTTCTCTCGTGGCCAGGCTCATTATCCATTTTCGAGACATTC ATCCTATGAATGCACTCCAGAGCCTGACTGGCGGACCTGCTGCGGGAGCCGCTGGAATTGGCATGCCTCCTCGGGGCCCGGGACAGTCTCTGGGCGGGATGGGTAGCCTTGGTGCCATGGGACAGCCAATGTCTCTCTCAGGGCAGCCGCCTCCTGGGACCTCGGGGATGGCCCCTCACAGCATGGCTGTCGTGTCTACGGCAACTCCACAGA CCCAGCTGCAGCTCCAGCAGGTGgcgctgcagcagcagcagcaacagcagcagttccagcagcagcagcaggcggcgctacagcagcagcagcagcagcagcaacagcagcagttCCAGGCTCAGCAGAGTGCCATGCAGCAGCAGTTCCAAGCAGtagtgcagcagcagcagcagctccagcagcagcagcagcagcagcagcatctaaTTAAATTGCATCATCAAAATCAGCAACAG atacagcagcagcaacagcagctgcAGCGAATAGCACAGCTGCAGCtccaacaacagcaacagcagcagcagcagcagcagcagcagcaggcttTGCAGGCCCAGCCACCAATTCAGCAGCCACCGATGCAGCAGCCACAGCCTCCGCCCTCCCAGGCTCTGCCCCAGCAGCTGCAGCAGATGCATCACACACAGCACCACCAGCCGCCACCACAGCCCCAGCAGCCTCCAGTTGCTCAGAACCAACCATCACAACTCCAGCCACAGTCGCAGACCCAGCCTTTGGTGTCACAGGCACAAGCTCTCCCTGGACAAATGTTGTATACCCAACCACCACTGAAATTT GTCCGAGCTCCGATGGTGGTGCAGCAGCCCCCAGTGCAGCCCCAGGTGCAGCAGCAGCAGACAGCAGTACAGACAGCTCAGGCTGCCCAGATGGTGGCTCCCGGAGTCCAG ATGATCACGGAAGCCTTGGCCCAAGGTGGGATGCACATAAGAGCCCGGTTCCCGCCTACCACCGCTGTGTCCGCCATCCCGTCAAGCTCCATCCCTTTGGGCAGACAGCCCATGGCACAG GTCAGCCAGAGCAGCCTCCCCATGCTGTCCTCGCCGTCACCGGGCCAGCAGGTGCAGACCCCGCAGTCGATGCCCCCTCCCCCCCAGCCGTCCCCGCAGCCCGGCCAGCCCAGCTCACAGCCCAACTCCAACGTCAG CTCTGGCCCTGCCCCGTCTCCCAGTAGCTTCCTGCCCAGCCCCTCACCGCAGCCCTCCCAGAGCCCAGTGACGGCGCGGACCCCACAGAACTTCAGTGTCCCCTCACCTGGACCTTTAAACACACCTG TGAACCCCAGCTCTGTCATGAGCCCAGCTGGCTCCAGCCAGGCTGAGGAGCAGCAGTACCTGGACAAGCTGAAGCAGCTGTCGAAGTACATCGAGCCCCTGCGCCGCATGATCAACAAGATCGACAAGAACGAAG ACAGAAAAAAGGACCTGAGTAAGATGAAGAGCCTTCTGGACATTCTGACAGACCCCTCGAAGCG GTGTCCCCTGAAGACCTTGCAAAAGTGTGAGATCGCCCTGGAGAAACTCAAGAATGACATGGCGGTG CCCACTCCCCCACCGCCCCCGGTGCCACCGACCAAACAGCAGTACCTATGCCAGCCGCTCCTGGATGCCGTCCTGGCCAACATCCGCTCACCTGTCTTCAACCATTCCCTGTACCGCACATTCGTTCCAGCCATGACCGCCATTCACGGCCCACCCATCAC GGCCCCAGTGGTGTGCACCCGGAAGCGCAGGCTTGAGGATGATGAGCGGCAGAGCATCCCCAGTGTGCTCCAGGGTGAGGTGGCCAGGCTGGACCCCAAGTTCCTGGTAAACCTGGACCCTTCTCACTGCAGCAACAATGGCACTGTCCACCTGATCTGCAAGCTGG ATGACAAGGACCTCCCAAGTGTGCCACCACTGGAGCTCAGTGTCCCCGCTGACTATCCTGCCCAAAGCCCGCTGTGGATAGACCGGCAGTGGCAGTACG ACGCCAACCCCTTTCTCCAGTCGGTGCACCGCTGCATGACCTCCAGGCTGCTGCAGCTCCCGGACAAGCACTCGGTCACCGCCTTGCTCAACACCTGGGCCCAGAGCGTCCACCAGGCCTGCCTCTCAGCCGCCTAG
- the MED15 gene encoding mediator of RNA polymerase II transcription subunit 15 isoform X15, which translates to MRKAGVAHSKSSKDMESHVFLKAKTRDEYLSLVARLIIHFRDIHNKKSQASVSAQLQLQQVALQQQQQQQQFQQQQQAALQQQQQQQQQQQFQAQQSAMQQQFQAVVQQQQQLQQQQQQQQHLIKLHHQNQQQIQQQQQQLQRIAQLQLQQQQQQQQQQQQQQALQAQPPIQQPPMQQPQPPPSQALPQQLQQMHHTQHHQPPPQPQQPPVAQNQPSQLQPQSQTQPLVSQAQALPGQMLYTQPPLKFVRAPMVVQQPPVQPQVQQQQTAVQTAQAAQMVAPGVQVSQSSLPMLSSPSPGQQVQTPQSMPPPPQPSPQPGQPSSQPNSNVSSGPAPSPSSFLPSPSPQPSQSPVTARTPQNFSVPSPGPLNTPVNPSSVMSPAGSSQAEEQQYLDKLKQLSKYIEPLRRMINKIDKNEDRKKDLSKMKSLLDILTDPSKRCPLKTLQKCEIALEKLKNDMAVPTPPPPPVPPTKQQYLCQPLLDAVLANIRSPVFNHSLYRTFVPAMTAIHGPPITAPVVCTRKRRLEDDERQSIPSVLQGEVARLDPKFLVNLDPSHCSNNGTVHLICKLDDKDLPSVPPLELSVPADYPAQSPLWIDRQWQYDANPFLQSVHRCMTSRLLQLPDKHSVTALLNTWAQSVHQACLSAA; encoded by the exons GACGAATACCTTTCTCTCGTGGCCAGGCTCATTATCCATTTTCGAGACATTC ATAACAAGAAATCTCAAGCTTCCGTCAGTG CCCAGCTGCAGCTCCAGCAGGTGgcgctgcagcagcagcagcaacagcagcagttccagcagcagcagcaggcggcgctacagcagcagcagcagcagcagcaacagcagcagttCCAGGCTCAGCAGAGTGCCATGCAGCAGCAGTTCCAAGCAGtagtgcagcagcagcagcagctccagcagcagcagcagcagcagcagcatctaaTTAAATTGCATCATCAAAATCAGCAACAG atacagcagcagcaacagcagctgcAGCGAATAGCACAGCTGCAGCtccaacaacagcaacagcagcagcagcagcagcagcagcagcaggcttTGCAGGCCCAGCCACCAATTCAGCAGCCACCGATGCAGCAGCCACAGCCTCCGCCCTCCCAGGCTCTGCCCCAGCAGCTGCAGCAGATGCATCACACACAGCACCACCAGCCGCCACCACAGCCCCAGCAGCCTCCAGTTGCTCAGAACCAACCATCACAACTCCAGCCACAGTCGCAGACCCAGCCTTTGGTGTCACAGGCACAAGCTCTCCCTGGACAAATGTTGTATACCCAACCACCACTGAAATTT GTCCGAGCTCCGATGGTGGTGCAGCAGCCCCCAGTGCAGCCCCAGGTGCAGCAGCAGCAGACAGCAGTACAGACAGCTCAGGCTGCCCAGATGGTGGCTCCCGGAGTCCAG GTCAGCCAGAGCAGCCTCCCCATGCTGTCCTCGCCGTCACCGGGCCAGCAGGTGCAGACCCCGCAGTCGATGCCCCCTCCCCCCCAGCCGTCCCCGCAGCCCGGCCAGCCCAGCTCACAGCCCAACTCCAACGTCAG CTCTGGCCCTGCCCCGTCTCCCAGTAGCTTCCTGCCCAGCCCCTCACCGCAGCCCTCCCAGAGCCCAGTGACGGCGCGGACCCCACAGAACTTCAGTGTCCCCTCACCTGGACCTTTAAACACACCTG TGAACCCCAGCTCTGTCATGAGCCCAGCTGGCTCCAGCCAGGCTGAGGAGCAGCAGTACCTGGACAAGCTGAAGCAGCTGTCGAAGTACATCGAGCCCCTGCGCCGCATGATCAACAAGATCGACAAGAACGAAG ACAGAAAAAAGGACCTGAGTAAGATGAAGAGCCTTCTGGACATTCTGACAGACCCCTCGAAGCG GTGTCCCCTGAAGACCTTGCAAAAGTGTGAGATCGCCCTGGAGAAACTCAAGAATGACATGGCGGTG CCCACTCCCCCACCGCCCCCGGTGCCACCGACCAAACAGCAGTACCTATGCCAGCCGCTCCTGGATGCCGTCCTGGCCAACATCCGCTCACCTGTCTTCAACCATTCCCTGTACCGCACATTCGTTCCAGCCATGACCGCCATTCACGGCCCACCCATCAC GGCCCCAGTGGTGTGCACCCGGAAGCGCAGGCTTGAGGATGATGAGCGGCAGAGCATCCCCAGTGTGCTCCAGGGTGAGGTGGCCAGGCTGGACCCCAAGTTCCTGGTAAACCTGGACCCTTCTCACTGCAGCAACAATGGCACTGTCCACCTGATCTGCAAGCTGG ATGACAAGGACCTCCCAAGTGTGCCACCACTGGAGCTCAGTGTCCCCGCTGACTATCCTGCCCAAAGCCCGCTGTGGATAGACCGGCAGTGGCAGTACG ACGCCAACCCCTTTCTCCAGTCGGTGCACCGCTGCATGACCTCCAGGCTGCTGCAGCTCCCGGACAAGCACTCGGTCACCGCCTTGCTCAACACCTGGGCCCAGAGCGTCCACCAGGCCTGCCTCTCAGCCGCCTAG
- the MED15 gene encoding mediator of RNA polymerase II transcription subunit 15 isoform X13 → MDVSGQETDWRSTAFRQKLVSQIEDAMRKAGVAHSKSSKDMESHVFLKAKTRDEYLSLVARLIIHFRDIHNKKSQASVSAQLQLQQVALQQQQQQQQFQQQQQAALQQQQQQQQQQQFQAQQSAMQQQFQAVVQQQQQLQQQQQQQQHLIKLHHQNQQQIQQQQQQLQRIAQLQLQQQQQQQQQQQQQQALQAQPPIQQPPMQQPQPPPSQALPQQLQQMHHTQHHQPPPQPQQPPVAQNQPSQLQPQSQTQPLVSQAQALPGQMLYTQPPLKFVRAPMVVQQPPVQPQVQQQQTAVQTAQAAQMVAPGVQVSQSSLPMLSSPSPGQQVQTPQSMPPPPQPSPQPGQPSSQPNSNVSSGPAPSPSSFLPSPSPQPSQSPVTARTPQNFSVPSPGPLNTPVNPSSVMSPAGSSQAEEQQYLDKLKQLSKYIEPLRRMINKIDKNEDRKKDLSKMKSLLDILTDPSKRCPLKTLQKCEIALEKLKNDMAVPTPPPPPVPPTKQQYLCQPLLDAVLANIRSPVFNHSLYRTFVPAMTAIHGPPITAPVVCTRKRRLEDDERQSIPSVLQGEVARLDPKFLVNLDPSHCSNNGTVHLICKLDDKDLPSVPPLELSVPADYPAQSPLWIDRQWQYDANPFLQSVHRCMTSRLLQLPDKHSVTALLNTWAQSVHQACLSAA, encoded by the exons GACGAATACCTTTCTCTCGTGGCCAGGCTCATTATCCATTTTCGAGACATTC ATAACAAGAAATCTCAAGCTTCCGTCAGTG CCCAGCTGCAGCTCCAGCAGGTGgcgctgcagcagcagcagcaacagcagcagttccagcagcagcagcaggcggcgctacagcagcagcagcagcagcagcaacagcagcagttCCAGGCTCAGCAGAGTGCCATGCAGCAGCAGTTCCAAGCAGtagtgcagcagcagcagcagctccagcagcagcagcagcagcagcagcatctaaTTAAATTGCATCATCAAAATCAGCAACAG atacagcagcagcaacagcagctgcAGCGAATAGCACAGCTGCAGCtccaacaacagcaacagcagcagcagcagcagcagcagcagcaggcttTGCAGGCCCAGCCACCAATTCAGCAGCCACCGATGCAGCAGCCACAGCCTCCGCCCTCCCAGGCTCTGCCCCAGCAGCTGCAGCAGATGCATCACACACAGCACCACCAGCCGCCACCACAGCCCCAGCAGCCTCCAGTTGCTCAGAACCAACCATCACAACTCCAGCCACAGTCGCAGACCCAGCCTTTGGTGTCACAGGCACAAGCTCTCCCTGGACAAATGTTGTATACCCAACCACCACTGAAATTT GTCCGAGCTCCGATGGTGGTGCAGCAGCCCCCAGTGCAGCCCCAGGTGCAGCAGCAGCAGACAGCAGTACAGACAGCTCAGGCTGCCCAGATGGTGGCTCCCGGAGTCCAG GTCAGCCAGAGCAGCCTCCCCATGCTGTCCTCGCCGTCACCGGGCCAGCAGGTGCAGACCCCGCAGTCGATGCCCCCTCCCCCCCAGCCGTCCCCGCAGCCCGGCCAGCCCAGCTCACAGCCCAACTCCAACGTCAG CTCTGGCCCTGCCCCGTCTCCCAGTAGCTTCCTGCCCAGCCCCTCACCGCAGCCCTCCCAGAGCCCAGTGACGGCGCGGACCCCACAGAACTTCAGTGTCCCCTCACCTGGACCTTTAAACACACCTG TGAACCCCAGCTCTGTCATGAGCCCAGCTGGCTCCAGCCAGGCTGAGGAGCAGCAGTACCTGGACAAGCTGAAGCAGCTGTCGAAGTACATCGAGCCCCTGCGCCGCATGATCAACAAGATCGACAAGAACGAAG ACAGAAAAAAGGACCTGAGTAAGATGAAGAGCCTTCTGGACATTCTGACAGACCCCTCGAAGCG GTGTCCCCTGAAGACCTTGCAAAAGTGTGAGATCGCCCTGGAGAAACTCAAGAATGACATGGCGGTG CCCACTCCCCCACCGCCCCCGGTGCCACCGACCAAACAGCAGTACCTATGCCAGCCGCTCCTGGATGCCGTCCTGGCCAACATCCGCTCACCTGTCTTCAACCATTCCCTGTACCGCACATTCGTTCCAGCCATGACCGCCATTCACGGCCCACCCATCAC GGCCCCAGTGGTGTGCACCCGGAAGCGCAGGCTTGAGGATGATGAGCGGCAGAGCATCCCCAGTGTGCTCCAGGGTGAGGTGGCCAGGCTGGACCCCAAGTTCCTGGTAAACCTGGACCCTTCTCACTGCAGCAACAATGGCACTGTCCACCTGATCTGCAAGCTGG ATGACAAGGACCTCCCAAGTGTGCCACCACTGGAGCTCAGTGTCCCCGCTGACTATCCTGCCCAAAGCCCGCTGTGGATAGACCGGCAGTGGCAGTACG ACGCCAACCCCTTTCTCCAGTCGGTGCACCGCTGCATGACCTCCAGGCTGCTGCAGCTCCCGGACAAGCACTCGGTCACCGCCTTGCTCAACACCTGGGCCCAGAGCGTCCACCAGGCCTGCCTCTCAGCCGCCTAG
- the MED15 gene encoding mediator of RNA polymerase II transcription subunit 15 (The RefSeq protein has 1 substitution, 1 non-frameshifting indel compared to this genomic sequence): MDVSGQETDWRSTAFRQKLVSQIEDAMRKAGVAHSKSSKDMESHVFLKAKTRDEYLSLVARLIIHFRDIHNKKSQASVSDPMNALQSLTGGPAAGAAGIGMPPRGPGQSLGGMGSLGAMGQPMSLSGQPPPGTSGMAPHSMAVVSTATPQTQLQLQQVALQQQQQQQQFQQQQQAALQQQQQQQQQQFQAQQSAMQQQFQAVVQQQQQLQQQQQQQQHLIKLHHQNQQQIQQQQQQLQRIAQLQLQQQQQQQQQQQQQQALQAQPPIQQPPMQQPQPPPSQALPQQLQQMHHTQHHQPPPQPQQPPVAQNQPSQLQPQSQTQPLVSQAQALPGQMLYTQPPLKFVRAPMVVQQPPVQPQVQQQQTAVQTAQAAQMVAPGVQMITEALAQGGMHIRARFPPTTAVSAIPSSSIPLGRQPMAQVQTPQSMPPPPQPSPQPGQPSSQPNSNVSSGPAPSPSSFLPSPSPQPSQSPVTARTPQNFSVPSPGPLNTPVNPSSVMSPAGSSQAEEQQYLDKLKQLSKYIESLRRMINKIDKNEDRKKDLSKMKSLLDILTDPSKRCPLKTLQKCEIALEKLKNDMAVPTPPPPPVPPTKQQYLCQPLLDAVLANIRSPVFNHSLYRTFVPAMTAIHGPPITAPVVCTRKRRLEDDERQSIPSVLQGEVARLDPKFLVNLDPSHCSNNGTVHLICKLDDKDLPSVPPLELSVPADYPAQSPLWIDRQWQYDANPFLQSVHRCMTSRLLQLPDKHSVTALLNTWAQSVHQACLSAA; the protein is encoded by the exons GACGAATACCTTTCTCTCGTGGCCAGGCTCATTATCCATTTTCGAGACATTC ATAACAAGAAATCTCAAGCTTCCGTCAGTG ATCCTATGAATGCACTCCAGAGCCTGACTGGCGGACCTGCTGCGGGAGCCGCTGGAATTGGCATGCCTCCTCGGGGCCCGGGACAGTCTCTGGGCGGGATGGGTAGCCTTGGTGCCATGGGACAGCCAATGTCTCTCTCAGGGCAGCCGCCTCCTGGGACCTCGGGGATGGCCCCTCACAGCATGGCTGTCGTGTCTACGGCAACTCCACAGA CCCAGCTGCAGCTCCAGCAGGTGgcgctgcagcagcagcagcaacagcagcagttccagcagcagcagcaggcggcgctacagcagcagcagcagcagcagcaacagcagcagttCCAGGCTCAGCAGAGTGCCATGCAGCAGCAGTTCCAAGCAGtagtgcagcagcagcagcagctccagcagcagcagcagcagcagcagcatctaaTTAAATTGCATCATCAAAATCAGCAACAG atacagcagcagcaacagcagctgcAGCGAATAGCACAGCTGCAGCtccaacaacagcaacagcagcagcagcagcagcagcagcagcaggcttTGCAGGCCCAGCCACCAATTCAGCAGCCACCGATGCAGCAGCCACAGCCTCCGCCCTCCCAGGCTCTGCCCCAGCAGCTGCAGCAGATGCATCACACACAGCACCACCAGCCGCCACCACAGCCCCAGCAGCCTCCAGTTGCTCAGAACCAACCATCACAACTCCAGCCACAGTCGCAGACCCAGCCTTTGGTGTCACAGGCACAAGCTCTCCCTGGACAAATGTTGTATACCCAACCACCACTGAAATTT GTCCGAGCTCCGATGGTGGTGCAGCAGCCCCCAGTGCAGCCCCAGGTGCAGCAGCAGCAGACAGCAGTACAGACAGCTCAGGCTGCCCAGATGGTGGCTCCCGGAGTCCAG ATGATCACGGAAGCCTTGGCCCAAGGTGGGATGCACATAAGAGCCCGGTTCCCGCCTACCACCGCTGTGTCCGCCATCCCGTCAAGCTCCATCCCTTTGGGCAGACAGCCCATGGCACAG GTGCAGACCCCGCAGTCGATGCCCCCTCCCCCCCAGCCGTCCCCGCAGCCCGGCCAGCCCAGCTCACAGCCCAACTCCAACGTCAG CTCTGGCCCTGCCCCGTCTCCCAGTAGCTTCCTGCCCAGCCCCTCACCGCAGCCCTCCCAGAGCCCAGTGACGGCGCGGACCCCACAGAACTTCAGTGTCCCCTCACCTGGACCTTTAAACACACCTG TGAACCCCAGCTCTGTCATGAGCCCAGCTGGCTCCAGCCAGGCTGAGGAGCAGCAGTACCTGGACAAGCTGAAGCAGCTGTCGAAGTACATCGAGCCCCTGCGCCGCATGATCAACAAGATCGACAAGAACGAAG ACAGAAAAAAGGACCTGAGTAAGATGAAGAGCCTTCTGGACATTCTGACAGACCCCTCGAAGCG GTGTCCCCTGAAGACCTTGCAAAAGTGTGAGATCGCCCTGGAGAAACTCAAGAATGACATGGCGGTG CCCACTCCCCCACCGCCCCCGGTGCCACCGACCAAACAGCAGTACCTATGCCAGCCGCTCCTGGATGCCGTCCTGGCCAACATCCGCTCACCTGTCTTCAACCATTCCCTGTACCGCACATTCGTTCCAGCCATGACCGCCATTCACGGCCCACCCATCAC GGCCCCAGTGGTGTGCACCCGGAAGCGCAGGCTTGAGGATGATGAGCGGCAGAGCATCCCCAGTGTGCTCCAGGGTGAGGTGGCCAGGCTGGACCCCAAGTTCCTGGTAAACCTGGACCCTTCTCACTGCAGCAACAATGGCACTGTCCACCTGATCTGCAAGCTGG ATGACAAGGACCTCCCAAGTGTGCCACCACTGGAGCTCAGTGTCCCCGCTGACTATCCTGCCCAAAGCCCGCTGTGGATAGACCGGCAGTGGCAGTACG ACGCCAACCCCTTTCTCCAGTCGGTGCACCGCTGCATGACCTCCAGGCTGCTGCAGCTCCCGGACAAGCACTCGGTCACCGCCTTGCTCAACACCTGGGCCCAGAGCGTCCACCAGGCCTGCCTCTCAGCCGCCTAG
- the MED15 gene encoding mediator of RNA polymerase II transcription subunit 15 isoform X2, with amino-acid sequence MDVSGQETDWRSTAFRQKLVSQIEDAMRKAGVAHSKSSKDMESHVFLKAKTRDEYLSLVARLIIHFRDIHPMNALQSLTGGPAAGAAGIGMPPRGPGQSLGGMGSLGAMGQPMSLSGQPPPGTSGMAPHSMAVVSTATPQTQLQLQQVALQQQQQQQQFQQQQQAALQQQQQQQQQQQFQAQQSAMQQQFQAVVQQQQQLQQQQQQQQHLIKLHHQNQQQIQQQQQQLQRIAQLQLQQQQQQQQQQQQQQALQAQPPIQQPPMQQPQPPPSQALPQQLQQMHHTQHHQPPPQPQQPPVAQNQPSQLQPQSQTQPLVSQAQALPGQMLYTQPPLKFVRAPMVVQQPPVQPQVQQQQTAVQTAQAAQMVAPGVQMITEALAQGGMHIRARFPPTTAVSAIPSSSIPLGRQPMAQVSQSSLPMLSSPSPGQQVQTPQSMPPPPQPSPQPGQPSSQPNSNVSSGPAPSPSSFLPSPSPQPSQSPVTARTPQNFSVPSPGPLNTPVNPSSVMSPAGSSQAEEQQYLDKLKQLSKYIEPLRRMINKIDKNEDRKKDLSKMKSLLDILTDPSKRCPLKTLQKCEIALEKLKNDMAVPTPPPPPVPPTKQQYLCQPLLDAVLANIRSPVFNHSLYRTFVPAMTAIHGPPITAPVVCTRKRRLEDDERQSIPSVLQGEVARLDPKFLVNLDPSHCSNNGTVHLICKLDDKDLPSVPPLELSVPADYPAQSPLWIDRQWQYDANPFLQSVHRCMTSRLLQLPDKHSVTALLNTWAQSVHQACLSAA; translated from the exons GACGAATACCTTTCTCTCGTGGCCAGGCTCATTATCCATTTTCGAGACATTC ATCCTATGAATGCACTCCAGAGCCTGACTGGCGGACCTGCTGCGGGAGCCGCTGGAATTGGCATGCCTCCTCGGGGCCCGGGACAGTCTCTGGGCGGGATGGGTAGCCTTGGTGCCATGGGACAGCCAATGTCTCTCTCAGGGCAGCCGCCTCCTGGGACCTCGGGGATGGCCCCTCACAGCATGGCTGTCGTGTCTACGGCAACTCCACAGA CCCAGCTGCAGCTCCAGCAGGTGgcgctgcagcagcagcagcaacagcagcagttccagcagcagcagcaggcggcgctacagcagcagcagcagcagcagcaacagcagcagttCCAGGCTCAGCAGAGTGCCATGCAGCAGCAGTTCCAAGCAGtagtgcagcagcagcagcagctccagcagcagcagcagcagcagcagcatctaaTTAAATTGCATCATCAAAATCAGCAACAG atacagcagcagcaacagcagctgcAGCGAATAGCACAGCTGCAGCtccaacaacagcaacagcagcagcagcagcagcagcagcagcaggcttTGCAGGCCCAGCCACCAATTCAGCAGCCACCGATGCAGCAGCCACAGCCTCCGCCCTCCCAGGCTCTGCCCCAGCAGCTGCAGCAGATGCATCACACACAGCACCACCAGCCGCCACCACAGCCCCAGCAGCCTCCAGTTGCTCAGAACCAACCATCACAACTCCAGCCACAGTCGCAGACCCAGCCTTTGGTGTCACAGGCACAAGCTCTCCCTGGACAAATGTTGTATACCCAACCACCACTGAAATTT GTCCGAGCTCCGATGGTGGTGCAGCAGCCCCCAGTGCAGCCCCAGGTGCAGCAGCAGCAGACAGCAGTACAGACAGCTCAGGCTGCCCAGATGGTGGCTCCCGGAGTCCAG ATGATCACGGAAGCCTTGGCCCAAGGTGGGATGCACATAAGAGCCCGGTTCCCGCCTACCACCGCTGTGTCCGCCATCCCGTCAAGCTCCATCCCTTTGGGCAGACAGCCCATGGCACAG GTCAGCCAGAGCAGCCTCCCCATGCTGTCCTCGCCGTCACCGGGCCAGCAGGTGCAGACCCCGCAGTCGATGCCCCCTCCCCCCCAGCCGTCCCCGCAGCCCGGCCAGCCCAGCTCACAGCCCAACTCCAACGTCAG CTCTGGCCCTGCCCCGTCTCCCAGTAGCTTCCTGCCCAGCCCCTCACCGCAGCCCTCCCAGAGCCCAGTGACGGCGCGGACCCCACAGAACTTCAGTGTCCCCTCACCTGGACCTTTAAACACACCTG TGAACCCCAGCTCTGTCATGAGCCCAGCTGGCTCCAGCCAGGCTGAGGAGCAGCAGTACCTGGACAAGCTGAAGCAGCTGTCGAAGTACATCGAGCCCCTGCGCCGCATGATCAACAAGATCGACAAGAACGAAG ACAGAAAAAAGGACCTGAGTAAGATGAAGAGCCTTCTGGACATTCTGACAGACCCCTCGAAGCG GTGTCCCCTGAAGACCTTGCAAAAGTGTGAGATCGCCCTGGAGAAACTCAAGAATGACATGGCGGTG CCCACTCCCCCACCGCCCCCGGTGCCACCGACCAAACAGCAGTACCTATGCCAGCCGCTCCTGGATGCCGTCCTGGCCAACATCCGCTCACCTGTCTTCAACCATTCCCTGTACCGCACATTCGTTCCAGCCATGACCGCCATTCACGGCCCACCCATCAC GGCCCCAGTGGTGTGCACCCGGAAGCGCAGGCTTGAGGATGATGAGCGGCAGAGCATCCCCAGTGTGCTCCAGGGTGAGGTGGCCAGGCTGGACCCCAAGTTCCTGGTAAACCTGGACCCTTCTCACTGCAGCAACAATGGCACTGTCCACCTGATCTGCAAGCTGG ATGACAAGGACCTCCCAAGTGTGCCACCACTGGAGCTCAGTGTCCCCGCTGACTATCCTGCCCAAAGCCCGCTGTGGATAGACCGGCAGTGGCAGTACG ACGCCAACCCCTTTCTCCAGTCGGTGCACCGCTGCATGACCTCCAGGCTGCTGCAGCTCCCGGACAAGCACTCGGTCACCGCCTTGCTCAACACCTGGGCCCAGAGCGTCCACCAGGCCTGCCTCTCAGCCGCCTAG